From one uncultured Bacteroides sp. genomic stretch:
- a CDS encoding two-component regulator propeller domain-containing protein, with translation MKKVHLIILPFILFLTSLSSYAQPDFFTKYYFKNLNIRDGLSQSTVNAILQDSKGFMWFGTKDGLNRYDGLSFRVFKFDANTKKSIGNNFITALYEDQKGNIFVGTDAGLYIYSPITDSFKRFLLRSAQGTSIEHSVTSIISDKKGGIWISVDSQGLFYYESTRETLINYFPGKSKKIISANITRFWFDDNGICWLCLYDDNLYYTKDHFKTLKPFVAADGSQPFKDDIINKLVSGPYHYLYVGSSKGGLKEIDLTTNKVRTLLLKDESGEIIYAREIAFYSKDELWVGSESGLFIYHLKTGKFTHHTFVNGDPYSLSDNAIYSLYKDREGGMWIGSYFGGINYYPRQYTYFEKFYSSGNTNRDFGKRVREFCESNDGTIWIGTEDKGLFNYNPATGAIKPFTNPAIYHNVHGLCLDGDYLWIGTFAKGLNRLNLKTKEIKSYHKGAGLNALSANDIFTICRSASGVLWIGTTYGLMRYNRQTDDFTRIPELNGKFIYDIKEDTHGNLWLATYANGAYRYDINKKKWKNYLYNENDNNSLPYNKVVSLFEDSQRQIWLTTQGRGFCKFNPDSETFTRYGSKDGLPNDVIYQIVEDENGMFWITTNAGLVRFNPQTRSSKVFTVANGLLGNQFNFRSGFKAKNGTIYLGSIDGFISFNPETFSDNKYIPYVAITEFLLFNKPVPVGEEDSPLKTSITYSDAIVLDADQNSFSLRIAALSYQAPQMNRLMYKLEGFDKEWLSVTGNSLITYSNLEYGDYVFRVRASNSDGVWNNKETTLHIKIRPPFYLSVWAYCFYILFISASVVYIVSYFRRRSERKHQHQMEKFEQEKEHEIYNAKIDFFTNVAHEIRTPLTLIKGPLENIILRKNVDTETKEDLNIMNRNTERLLNLTNQLLDFRKTESQGFRLSFIKCNISDLLRETYLRFTPLTKQKGIDFKLNVPGTDFYAHVDKEAFTKILSNLFNNAVKYSESHIHATLEVDSYQQEATVFRVRVVNDGQIIPASMRDEIFKPFVRYDENGANKQTTGTGIGLALSRSLAELHQGSLCMDNVNDCNSFCLTLPAVQNRIINLDMETVNTQSEKNGSMVKSAMASDNKSVVLVVEDNPDMLSFVVKQLSSTYTVFTATNGKEALEVLDNNYVNLVVSDVMMPVMGGFELCRIIKSDLNYSHIPVVLLTAKTNMQSKIEGLELGADAYIDKPFSVEYLLANIANLIQNREKLRQAFAKSPFLDANTMALTKADEEFLEKLNDIIQTNLHNPDFS, from the coding sequence ATGAAGAAAGTACATTTAATTATATTGCCTTTTATATTGTTTTTAACCAGCCTTTCCAGTTATGCACAACCGGACTTTTTTACCAAATACTATTTTAAAAACTTAAATATCAGAGATGGCCTGTCACAGAGTACAGTAAATGCTATTTTACAGGACAGCAAAGGATTTATGTGGTTTGGAACAAAAGATGGACTAAACCGGTATGATGGTTTGTCTTTCCGTGTTTTTAAATTTGATGCAAATACAAAAAAATCTATAGGGAATAATTTTATTACAGCACTTTATGAGGACCAGAAAGGAAATATATTTGTGGGCACTGATGCCGGATTATATATATATTCTCCCATAACAGACTCTTTTAAACGCTTTTTATTAAGAAGTGCTCAGGGAACATCTATTGAACATTCTGTCACTTCTATTATTAGTGATAAAAAAGGAGGTATCTGGATTTCTGTAGATTCTCAGGGGCTTTTTTACTATGAATCCACACGGGAAACTCTTATTAATTATTTTCCAGGCAAATCAAAAAAAATCATCTCTGCCAATATAACCCGTTTCTGGTTTGATGATAACGGTATTTGCTGGCTTTGTTTGTATGATGATAATTTATATTATACCAAAGATCATTTTAAAACACTGAAACCTTTTGTTGCTGCCGACGGGAGTCAGCCTTTTAAAGATGATATTATCAATAAGCTGGTTTCGGGCCCTTATCATTATTTGTATGTTGGTTCTTCGAAAGGTGGATTGAAGGAAATTGATTTAACAACAAACAAGGTCCGCACTCTTTTGCTGAAGGATGAATCCGGAGAAATTATTTATGCGAGGGAAATTGCCTTTTATTCCAAAGATGAACTTTGGGTGGGTTCTGAATCGGGCTTGTTTATTTATCATCTGAAAACAGGGAAATTTACACACCATACTTTTGTGAATGGCGATCCTTATTCTCTTTCTGACAATGCCATTTATTCTTTGTATAAAGATAGGGAAGGAGGTATGTGGATTGGTTCTTATTTTGGTGGCATCAATTATTATCCCAGGCAATACACTTATTTTGAGAAATTTTATTCTTCCGGAAATACAAACAGGGACTTTGGAAAAAGAGTCAGGGAATTTTGTGAAAGCAACGATGGCACTATATGGATAGGAACCGAGGATAAAGGATTGTTTAATTATAACCCGGCAACGGGAGCTATTAAGCCATTTACAAATCCGGCTATTTATCACAATGTTCATGGTCTTTGTCTGGATGGTGACTATTTATGGATCGGTACATTTGCCAAAGGGTTAAACCGGCTGAACTTAAAAACAAAGGAGATAAAGTCTTATCATAAAGGGGCTGGACTGAATGCGTTAAGTGCAAATGATATTTTTACGATTTGCCGTTCGGCTTCGGGTGTTCTTTGGATAGGAACTACTTATGGCTTGATGCGTTATAATAGGCAAACGGATGATTTTACCCGTATTCCTGAGTTAAACGGGAAATTTATTTATGATATAAAAGAAGATACACACGGTAATCTGTGGCTGGCTACTTATGCTAACGGGGCTTATCGGTATGATATAAACAAAAAGAAGTGGAAGAACTATCTGTATAATGAAAATGATAACAACAGCCTTCCGTATAATAAGGTAGTGAGTCTCTTTGAAGATAGCCAAAGACAAATATGGCTGACTACACAAGGTAGAGGATTCTGCAAATTTAATCCGGATTCGGAAACATTCACCAGATATGGTTCCAAAGATGGATTGCCTAATGATGTGATTTATCAGATTGTGGAGGATGAAAACGGGATGTTCTGGATTACTACAAATGCAGGATTGGTCAGATTTAATCCTCAGACAAGAAGTAGTAAAGTATTTACTGTGGCTAATGGACTGCTGGGTAACCAGTTTAATTTCCGTTCAGGTTTCAAAGCTAAAAATGGAACTATTTATCTGGGTAGTATAGACGGATTCATTTCTTTCAATCCGGAAACGTTCTCTGATAATAAATACATTCCTTATGTAGCTATTACCGAATTTTTACTTTTTAATAAACCTGTACCTGTTGGTGAAGAAGATTCTCCATTGAAAACAAGCATTACTTACTCTGATGCAATTGTGCTCGATGCTGATCAAAACTCTTTTTCTCTGCGGATAGCAGCTTTAAGTTATCAGGCTCCGCAAATGAACCGGCTGATGTATAAATTAGAAGGTTTTGATAAAGAGTGGCTTTCTGTTACCGGGAACTCTCTTATTACTTATTCAAACCTGGAGTATGGCGATTATGTGTTCAGAGTGAGAGCATCTAACAGCGATGGTGTCTGGAATAATAAAGAGACAACTTTGCATATTAAAATTCGCCCCCCGTTTTACCTTTCAGTGTGGGCTTATTGCTTCTACATATTGTTCATTTCTGCTTCTGTAGTATATATTGTGTCTTATTTTAGAAGGAGGAGTGAAAGAAAACATCAGCACCAGATGGAAAAATTTGAGCAGGAAAAGGAACATGAAATCTATAATGCCAAAATTGATTTCTTTACGAATGTAGCTCACGAAATCCGTACTCCGCTTACCTTGATTAAAGGTCCGCTGGAGAACATTATTCTGAGAAAGAATGTGGATACAGAGACAAAAGAGGACTTAAATATTATGAACCGGAATACAGAAAGGCTTTTAAATCTCACAAACCAGCTTCTTGATTTCCGGAAAACAGAAAGTCAGGGCTTTCGTCTTAGTTTTATAAAATGTAATATCTCTGATTTACTGAGAGAAACTTATCTTCGCTTTACACCTCTGACAAAGCAAAAAGGAATAGACTTTAAACTTAATGTTCCGGGAACTGATTTTTATGCTCATGTGGACAAAGAAGCATTTACTAAGATTCTTAGTAATCTGTTCAATAATGCAGTGAAATATTCAGAGTCGCATATTCATGCAACACTGGAAGTTGACTCTTATCAGCAAGAGGCTACCGTTTTTAGGGTGCGGGTGGTAAATGATGGTCAGATTATTCCGGCAAGTATGAGAGATGAGATTTTTAAACCATTTGTACGCTACGATGAGAACGGAGCAAATAAACAAACCACCGGTACAGGGATTGGATTGGCATTATCTCGTTCTTTAGCTGAATTGCATCAGGGAAGCTTGTGCATGGACAATGTGAACGATTGCAACAGTTTCTGTCTCACATTACCGGCTGTTCAGAACCGGATTATCAATCTGGACATGGAGACTGTAAACACTCAGAGTGAAAAAAATGGTTCTATGGTTAAATCTGCAATGGCAAGCGATAATAAGTCGGTGGTTCTGGTTGTGGAAGACAATCCGGATATGCTGTCGTTTGTTGTAAAACAACTTTCTTCTACTTATACGGTTTTTACTGCCACAAATGGGAAAGAAGCTTTGGAAGTTTTGGATAACAATTATGTTAATCTTGTGGTGAGTGATGTGATGATGCCTGTTATGGGAGGCTTTGAACTTTGCCGGATTATAAAATCTGACCTTAATTATAGCCATATACCGGTTGTTCTGCTAACTGCCAAAACAAATATGCAATCTAAAATTGAAGGACTGGAGCTGGGTGCAGATGCATATATAGACAAACCTTTTTCTGTAGAATATTTGCTGGCTAATATTGCCAATTTAATTCAGAATCGTGAAAAATTGCGCCAGGCATTTGCAAAATCGCCATTCCTGGATGCTAATACGATGGCACTGACTAAGGCTGACGAAGAGTTTCTGGAAAAACTAAATGACATTATTCAAACCAATTTGCATAATCCTGATTTTAGCA
- a CDS encoding porin family protein, which produces MKKIIVTLFTLSCSIIMAMAQSSSDNSLSNLKIGAFVGLNMPKLTGGGGNPLSENWSSREGGAFGVTVSWSTGPHFAWRADLLYSSEGGQRNKMQAIDGPSFNPQVPAGTYFYANFKNQSILNYLEVPVMGKYSFPLSKSSYFYVDFGPYIGFLLNANQKTRGSSIVYADPEGTQAVSVNPQTGQPFPVSLDADTDIKDKIHTINLGLTGGIGLTQKVGFGELVLDLRGAYGLTNIQKYPEDGSNHIGNLLVSVGYSVPF; this is translated from the coding sequence ATGAAAAAGATTATCGTAACATTGTTTACTCTATCGTGCTCTATTATTATGGCAATGGCCCAGTCATCGTCGGACAATAGTCTATCAAACCTTAAAATCGGGGCTTTTGTTGGCCTCAATATGCCAAAACTCACCGGAGGAGGTGGTAACCCTTTAAGTGAAAACTGGTCATCGCGTGAAGGAGGTGCTTTCGGTGTAACTGTTTCATGGAGCACCGGCCCACATTTTGCCTGGCGCGCCGATCTGCTCTATTCCAGTGAAGGCGGACAACGGAATAAGATGCAAGCCATTGACGGTCCATCCTTTAATCCTCAGGTTCCGGCTGGAACATACTTCTATGCAAACTTCAAGAACCAATCCATTCTCAATTACCTGGAAGTGCCTGTAATGGGGAAATACTCCTTTCCATTGAGCAAGTCTTCTTATTTCTATGTGGATTTCGGTCCATATATAGGTTTTTTATTAAATGCCAACCAAAAGACAAGAGGTTCAAGTATTGTTTATGCCGACCCGGAAGGCACTCAAGCCGTTTCAGTTAACCCGCAAACAGGTCAGCCTTTCCCTGTTTCACTTGATGCAGATACTGATATAAAGGATAAAATCCACACTATAAATCTTGGGTTAACAGGTGGTATAGGGTTAACACAGAAAGTTGGATTTGGTGAATTAGTTTTAGACTTACGTGGAGCATACGGATTAACCAATATTCAAAAGTATCCGGAAGATGGCAGTAACCATATTGGTAATCTATTGGTATCGGTGGGGTATTCTGTTCCTTTTTAG
- a CDS encoding insulinase family protein, whose protein sequence is MKRLNIVLYLIIFLFSPSGLLAQPFVYSPKAVVPVDNKTIKKTLPNGFTYYIRQNKTPGKKVELRLVINAGSILETEKQQGLGHFLEHMSFNGTKSFPNAEMIKTFESLGVRFGKELNAYTSFDETVYYLPIQSDKVSLGITALEDWAMNLTLSEKEIDRERGVVLEELRLGKTASTRIREQYLPVLMEGSLYPLRLPIGKEDVIQNFTYDELRSYYKKWHRPDLIAIMVIGDIDPKEIEKEIIDKFSAYKMPENWEPRPSNPVPDHKETKYVLATDPETSGCSVEISYKHSPKKVITQQDYIESDIYNSLYSSMINDRLNELLEEEEPPFSEAESGYSNYFREVDTYSSYARCAPSDILKAFHALITENERVRRYGFTKGELERAKKKMISRYERWYNEREKTASDRYADEFQVNYLTGEPIPGIEYEYQLVQHVLPEIGVKELNHLASLYMPDRNRTIVVTGPQSNSISYPDKKAFITLLDRVKKEKLQPYDEGKIVTQLMSSKPKAGTIISEKTIPETGMVEWKLSNGATVVFKKTDFKNDQVLFRATSNGGFSMYPAEDDMSALYATKIQDASGVNGINNTQLKRLVAGKDLSLTQSLVLYNESMSGKYGLKDCETFFQLLYLYHTAPYFNKTAFNRLIKQEKTEYAKLLDDPNNYFNYQVVQLMDKGNQRRNRWPVKENLDQVDFDRAVDIYKSRFGSASEFTYVFVGNIDFETIKPLILTYIGGISGSKEKQGYAEQNFTSLSGPASYTFYKGTGDKANVAIRFVKPATWNKQKAYAYDAFIEILKTRLFESLRREMSGVYGVRVSGGVNRNHEPEASLSLSFGTNTASYKQLAERAFFETKRLINEGPTNEELEQVKEKKRVSLSTDIKENSTWLLNIYYAYRYGDKVESEEERVQAIKQLTSEKIMEAAKEYIDQDKALEFILLPEKK, encoded by the coding sequence ATGAAACGACTAAATATAGTTCTATATCTAATAATCTTTTTATTTAGCCCATCAGGTTTGTTGGCACAACCTTTTGTTTATTCTCCAAAAGCAGTAGTTCCGGTTGATAATAAGACTATAAAGAAGACTTTACCTAATGGCTTTACCTATTACATACGTCAGAATAAAACTCCTGGAAAGAAAGTTGAACTAAGATTGGTTATTAATGCCGGTTCTATTCTTGAAACAGAAAAGCAGCAAGGGTTAGGGCACTTTCTGGAGCATATGTCTTTTAACGGAACGAAATCATTTCCTAATGCTGAAATGATAAAAACATTCGAGAGTCTTGGAGTTCGTTTTGGTAAGGAGCTAAATGCCTATACCTCTTTTGATGAAACAGTCTATTATTTGCCTATTCAATCAGATAAGGTAAGCTTAGGAATTACAGCATTGGAAGATTGGGCTATGAACCTTACTTTATCAGAAAAGGAAATTGATAGGGAAAGAGGCGTAGTACTTGAAGAACTAAGATTAGGAAAGACGGCTTCAACAAGAATCAGAGAACAGTATCTGCCAGTTCTTATGGAAGGTTCTCTTTATCCACTTCGCCTTCCTATTGGAAAAGAAGATGTAATTCAGAACTTTACTTATGATGAATTGCGAAGCTATTATAAAAAATGGCACCGTCCCGATTTGATAGCTATTATGGTTATTGGAGATATTGATCCTAAAGAAATAGAAAAAGAAATAATAGATAAATTTAGTGCCTATAAGATGCCGGAAAACTGGGAACCCCGCCCTTCAAATCCTGTGCCCGATCATAAAGAAACAAAGTATGTACTTGCCACTGATCCTGAAACGTCTGGTTGCTCTGTGGAAATTTCTTACAAGCACAGTCCAAAGAAAGTAATTACACAACAGGATTATATAGAGTCTGACATATATAATTCTTTGTACTCCTCAATGATAAATGACCGTTTAAATGAATTATTGGAAGAAGAGGAACCTCCTTTCTCTGAAGCTGAATCAGGCTATTCTAACTATTTCCGGGAAGTTGATACTTATTCCAGTTATGCGCGTTGTGCACCTTCCGACATTCTTAAAGCTTTTCATGCTTTGATAACAGAGAATGAGAGGGTGAGACGTTACGGATTTACAAAAGGTGAATTAGAAAGAGCTAAAAAGAAGATGATTTCCCGCTATGAAAGATGGTACAATGAACGGGAAAAAACAGCATCCGATCGTTATGCTGATGAATTTCAGGTTAATTATCTTACGGGTGAACCAATACCAGGAATTGAATATGAATATCAGTTAGTGCAACATGTATTGCCAGAAATAGGAGTGAAGGAATTAAATCATCTGGCTTCCTTGTATATGCCTGATAGAAATCGTACAATTGTTGTTACTGGTCCTCAGAGTAATTCTATTTCTTATCCGGATAAGAAGGCATTTATTACCCTACTGGATCGTGTGAAGAAAGAAAAGCTTCAGCCGTATGATGAAGGTAAGATTGTAACGCAGCTAATGTCATCTAAGCCTAAAGCAGGAACAATTATTAGTGAAAAAACTATTCCGGAAACAGGAATGGTAGAATGGAAATTGTCTAACGGAGCTACTGTTGTATTTAAAAAAACAGATTTTAAGAATGATCAGGTTTTATTCCGCGCAACTTCTAATGGTGGGTTTAGTATGTATCCGGCCGAAGATGATATGTCTGCTCTTTACGCTACAAAAATCCAGGATGCGAGTGGTGTAAACGGCATCAACAACACACAACTGAAAAGGTTGGTAGCTGGAAAGGATTTATCGTTAACTCAATCTTTGGTGCTATACAATGAATCAATGTCTGGTAAATATGGCTTAAAGGATTGTGAAACATTCTTTCAATTGCTGTATTTGTATCACACAGCTCCTTACTTTAATAAAACAGCATTTAACAGGTTAATTAAGCAAGAGAAAACTGAATATGCAAAGTTGCTTGATGATCCTAATAATTACTTCAATTATCAGGTTGTACAGCTCATGGATAAAGGGAATCAGCGTCGTAACAGATGGCCGGTAAAAGAGAATTTAGATCAGGTTGACTTTGATCGTGCCGTAGATATCTATAAATCCCGTTTTGGCAGTGCTTCAGAATTTACCTATGTGTTTGTAGGCAATATAGACTTTGAAACTATAAAGCCACTTATCCTTACTTATATAGGAGGCATTTCTGGGAGTAAAGAAAAACAGGGTTATGCAGAACAAAACTTCACATCCTTGTCCGGCCCGGCTTCCTATACTTTCTATAAAGGAACAGGTGATAAAGCGAATGTGGCCATACGTTTTGTGAAACCGGCAACATGGAATAAACAAAAAGCTTATGCCTATGATGCTTTTATTGAGATACTGAAAACAAGATTGTTTGAGAGTCTTCGCAGAGAGATGAGTGGCGTTTATGGAGTGAGAGTGTCGGGAGGCGTTAATCGTAACCATGAGCCGGAAGCTTCATTGTCTCTCTCTTTTGGAACAAATACTGCATCTTACAAACAACTTGCCGAAAGAGCTTTTTTTGAAACAAAGCGTCTCATAAATGAAGGACCTACGAATGAAGAACTGGAGCAGGTGAAAGAAAAAAAACGAGTATCACTTTCTACTGATATTAAAGAGAACTCAACGTGGCTTCTCAATATTTATTATGCTTATCGCTATGGCGATAAGGTGGAATCAGAGGAAGAACGTGTGCAAGCTATTAAACAGTTAACTTCTGAGAAAATAATGGAAGCAGCGAAAGAATATATTGATCAGGATAAAGCATTGGAGTTTATACTCCTTCCGGAAAAAAAATGA
- a CDS encoding DUF6850 family outer membrane beta-barrel protein gives MHTKFVIYSAGFLLTAFSTFLSAQTERRDSLVQNSQSLFKMQYFKEGEHWLSTNNAAGLSSGTMNNYSDVNLSYKFSKGDFRRAQQPNLSNNYLFSAEGAITMNKYYLIGGFNFKEAFERDIHFTSILDSYRGTPYIIADSTGGNWKKQTYDMWVKIASPVYFNLISFGIDGKLAVGRGAKNIDPRPQANSNSIQVSPSFTLTQGRQLLGMDFSYRRFRENSNMILYDTGNPQKIYFLKGMGQYTYDVFSTNERERQYNGNGFGGGAQYVYKSDRFSLFLNGAYENYVEDANDIENSKPRERGRLYETSWKGNLHLDIYNKEHSLKHTLFAGYNDINRSGREIIQVFNSSSEVNAWITDSEAPRRSVASQKEWKAGYNLFLLDMTGTSYKWKFSLNGTLSDYSDEYAVMDSYLKFKSSLVSASALRNFSIKKSQLLQVEIGGNYRCVGSKQMQYTPRETEDKAIENGLINKDANILTQNYYQLQANVLYGYNLRNNTCLYLKASYMYLQTEDKLNRNVISASIGCNF, from the coding sequence ATGCATACTAAATTTGTAATATATTCGGCAGGCTTCTTATTGACTGCTTTTTCTACTTTTCTTTCTGCACAGACAGAAAGAAGGGATTCGCTTGTACAAAATAGCCAGTCGCTTTTTAAAATGCAATATTTTAAGGAAGGAGAGCATTGGTTGTCAACAAACAATGCTGCCGGCTTATCTTCCGGAACGATGAATAATTATTCGGATGTAAACCTCTCGTATAAATTCTCAAAAGGAGATTTTAGACGGGCTCAGCAACCCAATTTGTCTAACAATTATCTCTTTTCGGCTGAAGGAGCTATTACAATGAATAAATATTATCTCATTGGTGGTTTTAATTTTAAGGAAGCCTTTGAAAGAGATATTCATTTTACTTCTATTCTCGATTCTTATAGAGGAACACCTTATATTATAGCTGATAGCACTGGTGGCAACTGGAAAAAGCAAACCTATGACATGTGGGTAAAGATTGCTTCACCAGTCTATTTTAATCTGATATCTTTTGGTATTGATGGAAAGCTTGCTGTAGGCCGGGGAGCAAAAAATATAGATCCACGTCCGCAGGCAAATTCAAATTCTATTCAGGTTTCTCCTTCTTTTACACTGACTCAGGGGAGACAATTATTGGGCATGGACTTTTCGTACAGACGATTTCGTGAGAATAGCAATATGATTCTTTATGATACAGGAAATCCTCAGAAAATCTATTTCCTGAAGGGAATGGGACAGTATACTTATGATGTGTTTAGCACTAATGAGCGTGAACGTCAATATAACGGAAATGGCTTTGGCGGAGGTGCTCAATATGTTTATAAGTCAGATAGATTCAGTCTCTTTCTGAATGGAGCTTATGAGAATTATGTAGAGGATGCTAATGATATAGAAAATAGTAAACCACGTGAACGCGGGCGTTTATATGAAACAAGTTGGAAAGGAAACTTGCATTTGGATATCTATAATAAAGAGCATTCGTTAAAACATACATTGTTTGCTGGTTATAATGACATAAATCGTTCGGGCAGAGAAATTATTCAGGTTTTCAACTCTTCATCAGAAGTTAATGCATGGATAACAGATTCAGAGGCACCTCGCCGATCTGTTGCATCTCAGAAAGAATGGAAGGCCGGATATAATCTGTTCTTGCTTGATATGACAGGAACATCCTATAAGTGGAAGTTTTCTTTAAATGGAACTCTATCTGATTATTCAGATGAGTATGCTGTAATGGATTCTTATCTTAAATTTAAAAGTAGCTTAGTTTCAGCTAGTGCTTTGAGAAATTTCTCTATTAAGAAATCACAATTATTGCAGGTTGAAATAGGCGGGAATTATCGATGCGTAGGGAGCAAGCAGATGCAGTACACTCCAAGGGAAACAGAAGATAAAGCAATAGAGAATGGACTTATAAATAAAGATGCAAATATATTAACACAGAATTATTATCAGCTGCAGGCTAATGTGTTGTATGGATATAATCTTAGAAATAATACTTGCCTGTATCTAAAAGCCTCATACATGTATTTGCAGACTGAAGATAAATTAAACAGGAATGTTATTTCTGCATCTATCGGATGTAACTTCTAA
- a CDS encoding DUF4876 domain-containing protein: MIKYMIRFYALLIIMSVFSSCREDKACDSAYVDAINLHLKYSVFGDSKPFSTPLSMTLTNTTEQITYQRESDLWGKFSLEGLLPGEYTINVIGSLTAAEATEATGKSTLKGANLIGFISNVKLKLGETESLNNISLVIPTQSSLIFKELYYSGSRTPSNGSYRNDNFYTIYNNSDSPVLLNDIYIANTENYGGIGTAGPLWPGETQGEYTHVYVQAAWKIIAGQAPVFIQPRQGITIATMAAPHNKNAQYNLNSPVDLSQVDYEAYSTDPSNMYPDFPAPNMKRAFWPSYKDLWQISVFGQGMMLIQATEKEFSEFETVTLPESFMSPGESEEYWLCKKIPVDYVIDAVDLIKNNTATITKRFPPLLDSGFATVGGTYSGFSVIRKVISINNGKTTYQDSNNSTEDFEINKKPLSK, encoded by the coding sequence ATGATAAAATATATGATTCGCTTTTATGCGTTGTTAATCATTATGAGCGTGTTTTCCTCGTGCCGGGAAGATAAGGCTTGTGATTCTGCTTATGTGGATGCAATTAACTTACATTTAAAATATTCTGTTTTTGGAGATAGTAAGCCCTTTTCTACTCCTTTATCAATGACTCTGACAAATACGACAGAGCAGATTACTTATCAGCGCGAAAGTGACCTTTGGGGAAAGTTCTCTTTGGAAGGTTTACTCCCGGGAGAATATACAATCAATGTTATAGGAAGTTTAACGGCTGCAGAGGCAACAGAGGCAACAGGTAAAAGTACCCTGAAAGGAGCTAACTTGATAGGCTTTATCTCTAATGTGAAACTAAAACTAGGTGAAACAGAATCATTAAACAATATTAGTCTGGTTATTCCTACTCAAAGCTCACTCATCTTTAAGGAATTATATTATTCAGGATCACGTACACCATCAAACGGCAGTTATAGGAATGATAATTTTTATACTATATATAATAATTCTGATTCTCCGGTTCTATTGAATGATATTTATATTGCAAATACGGAAAATTATGGAGGTATAGGTACAGCTGGGCCTCTTTGGCCTGGTGAAACTCAAGGAGAATATACACATGTATACGTACAGGCTGCATGGAAGATTATTGCTGGACAAGCACCTGTTTTTATTCAGCCCAGACAGGGTATCACGATTGCTACCATGGCTGCTCCTCATAATAAGAATGCACAATACAATCTTAATTCACCGGTGGATTTATCACAGGTTGACTATGAGGCGTATTCTACAGATCCATCAAATATGTATCCTGATTTTCCTGCTCCAAATATGAAAAGAGCTTTTTGGCCAAGCTATAAAGATTTATGGCAGATCAGTGTGTTTGGACAAGGAATGATGCTGATACAAGCTACAGAAAAGGAATTCTCAGAATTTGAGACCGTGACTCTTCCAGAGTCTTTTATGTCTCCGGGTGAAAGTGAAGAGTATTGGTTGTGTAAAAAAATACCGGTAGACTATGTAATTGATGCGGTTGATTTAATAAAAAACAATACAGCGACAATAACAAAACGCTTTCCTCCTTTATTGGATAGTGGCTTTGCAACAGTTGGAGGTACTTATTCCGGATTTAGCGTTATTCGTAAGGTGATCAGTATTAATAATGGAAAGACTACTTATCAGGATTCTAATAATTCGACTGAGGATTTTGAAATAAATAAAAAGCCTTTATCTAAATAA